A single window of Actinoallomurus bryophytorum DNA harbors:
- a CDS encoding MFS transporter gives MLSTFSGLPRAVWIIFAGTVVNRLGYVVTPFLVFYLGSRGVRTEQVPYVLGALGAGNLVGPMAGGLLADRTGRRPTMLIGLIGTATAQGLLFAAPNVVTLALAAVLLSAAGSMVSPAAGALLTDTVRAERRRTAFSLFHWAVNIGTAMAGILGGFLAAHGYWSLFAVDAATSLAYAVIVVALLPAGRGGGAAAGVSGRGYAVVFRDPLMRALLPLFGIALVIYSLTEVCLPLAIRDHGLSPATLGLMATLNAVLVVVLQPIATNVLARVPQIPVLVGASMLIAVGVASTGMAHDVWSYGGTVALWSVGEAATGGIAGAIVAGLAPEDARGRYQGTYQWTWGIARFIALGAGTAVYATAGPAVVWWFSAVAGVGAALGVGALGPAIARRTAVPGPQDRVVPPAAEPGQDADLARTAAG, from the coding sequence ATGCTCTCCACCTTCAGCGGGCTGCCTCGCGCCGTCTGGATCATCTTCGCGGGCACCGTCGTGAACCGGCTCGGTTACGTGGTCACGCCGTTCCTGGTCTTCTACCTGGGCTCGCGCGGCGTCCGCACCGAACAGGTCCCGTACGTCCTGGGCGCGCTCGGCGCGGGCAACCTGGTCGGGCCGATGGCCGGCGGGCTGCTCGCCGACCGTACGGGCCGGCGTCCCACGATGCTCATCGGCCTGATCGGTACGGCCACCGCGCAGGGGCTGCTCTTCGCCGCGCCGAACGTGGTCACGCTGGCGCTCGCGGCCGTACTCCTCAGCGCGGCGGGCAGCATGGTCAGCCCGGCCGCCGGCGCCCTGCTGACCGACACCGTGAGGGCCGAGCGGCGGCGTACGGCGTTCTCGCTGTTCCACTGGGCGGTCAACATCGGCACGGCGATGGCCGGGATACTCGGCGGGTTCCTGGCGGCCCACGGTTACTGGTCGCTGTTCGCGGTGGACGCGGCGACCTCGCTGGCGTACGCCGTCATCGTGGTCGCGCTGCTGCCGGCCGGGCGCGGCGGTGGGGCCGCGGCGGGAGTCAGCGGGCGGGGGTACGCGGTGGTGTTCCGCGATCCGCTGATGCGAGCGTTGCTGCCGTTGTTCGGCATCGCGCTGGTGATCTACTCGCTCACGGAGGTCTGCCTGCCGCTGGCCATCCGCGACCACGGGCTGTCCCCGGCCACGCTCGGGCTGATGGCCACGCTCAACGCGGTCCTCGTCGTGGTGTTGCAGCCGATCGCGACCAACGTCCTGGCCCGCGTCCCGCAGATCCCGGTGCTGGTCGGGGCCAGCATGCTCATCGCGGTCGGCGTCGCGTCCACCGGGATGGCCCACGACGTGTGGTCCTACGGCGGGACGGTCGCGCTGTGGTCGGTCGGCGAGGCGGCGACCGGCGGAATCGCGGGCGCGATCGTCGCGGGCCTCGCCCCCGAGGACGCCCGTGGCCGGTACCAGGGGACCTACCAGTGGACCTGGGGGATCGCCCGGTTCATCGCGCTCGGGGCGGGCACCGCGGTGTACGCCACCGCCGGTCCCGCCGTCGTCTGGTGGTTCAGCGCCGTCGCGGGGGTCGGCGCCGCCCTCGGCGTCGGAGCCCTGGGCCCGGCGATCGCCCGGCGTACGGCCGTTCCCGGCCCTCAGGACCGGGTGGTGCCGCCGGCGGCCGAGCCCGGGCAGGACGCGGACCTCGCGCGGACGGCCGCCGGGTAG